The genomic stretch GGCGCGACACTCACACCCGGGGCGTCGGCGGCGACCAGGAAGAGCGTGATGCCGCCCTCCTCGCCGGGTCTCCCCGAGGTGCGCGCGGCCACGATGAAGCGATCGGCGGCGTTGCCTTCGAAGACCAGCGTCTTCTCGCCGCTGAGCTTGTAGCCGCCGCCCGCCTTTTCCGCCTTCAGGGCGATGTGCGCGGGCCGGTGCTGCGGGCCCTCGTCCACGGCGAGCGCGACAAGCAGCTCGCCGGTGGCGATCTTCTCGAGCAGCGCTTTCTTCTGCGCGTCGCTGCCGGCGGCGTTGATCGCCGTCACCGCCAGCGCGGCGGTGGAGAGCAGCGGCGTCTGGGCCAGCGTGCGACCGAGTTCCTCGAACACAACGCCCAATTCGCGATAACCCAGCCCCGCGCCGCCGAAGTCCTCGGGCACGAGAATGCCGGCCCATCCAAGCTGCGCCATTTCCTGCCAGAGTTTCTTGTCGAATCCGGTCGCGTCACCGGAATCGCGAAGCCGCCGCATCTCGGTGACGGGCGTCTTCTGCTGGGCGAATTTTCTCGCGGCATCTTTGAGCGCCGCCTGTTCTTCAGTGAGTACGAGTCCCATCTCTGCTTTCCTCTCAGTCGGGCAGACCAAGCACGCGCTTGGCGATGACGTTGAGCTGAATTTCGGAGGTGCCGCCCTCGATGGAGTTGCCCTTGGAACGGAGCCACTGGCGGGTGATGGAAAGTTCGGCGGGGGTAAAGCCCTCGCCCTCCCAGCCCAGCGCAGCGCTGCCCATGACCTTGAGCATCAGCTCGAAGCGGTTCTTGTTGTGCTCGGTGCCGTAGTACTTGAACATCGAGGACGCGGCGCCCATGCCGCCGGCCTTGGCCTCTTCGGCGGCGCGCCGCGTGGTGAGCGCGAATGCCCTGCCCTTCATCTTGTGGCGCGCGATCGCATCGCGCAGCACCGGGTCGGCGACGCGGCCCTCCTCTTCGCCGA from Chrysiogenia bacterium encodes the following:
- a CDS encoding acyl-CoA/acyl-ACP dehydrogenase gives rise to the protein MGLVLTEEQAALKDAARKFAQQKTPVTEMRRLRDSGDATGFDKKLWQEMAQLGWAGILVPEDFGGAGLGYRELGVVFEELGRTLAQTPLLSTAALAVTAINAAGSDAQKKALLEKIATGELLVALAVDEGPQHRPAHIALKAEKAGGGYKLSGEKTLVFEGNAADRFIVAARTSGRPGEEGGITLFLVAADAPGVSVAPTHLVDSRRAANVVFENAEAGEILGAVDGGYEALEKTLDAGRALLAAEMLG